The genomic region GCCCGAGGGATTTCCTGGAGTTCGTGGGCTCCGTGAGGGGTGTTGGGGATTCGAGGTACGTTGAAGCCCTGGTCAGGGCACTGGGCCTTGAGGAGTTCATTGATAGGCCAATAATGTCCCTATCCGCGGGTAATAGGCAGAAGGTGGCCATAGTGGCGGCCCTAATGCATAGGCCTAGGCTCCTACTCATGGATGAACCCTTCAACTACCTGGATGCCAAGTCCGTCAGGGTTGTTAAGGAGTTGATGCAGAGGCACCTTGAGTCCAATGGCTCAATACTCTTCACGACGCACATAATGGAGGTTGCCGAGAGGGTTTGCACCAGGATTGGCATCATGAACGCGGGTAGGTTGGTCGTGGAGGGGACCCCCACGGAGATTATGAGCGCGGTCAATGCTGGTACTCTCGAGGATGCCTTCCTGAGGGCCATTAGGGCTGAGGATGAGATTAAGGGCTTGTTGGAGGGCTTGTGACCATGAATCCCTGGGAGCTCGGTGACCTGGTCTATAGGGAGTTGATAGTACAGGCAATAACCCAGGTCAGGAGGACTGGGGCTAGGCCCATCAGGGTTGATAGGGTCGTGGGTGGTTATGGGGTTATTAAGGCCGTGGCCTCAATAATCATAGCTGCATACCTAGCTGCGCCGCTCATCATAGCCCTAACCACGCACTGGGGTGGTGTGGTCGGTATTTATCGGTCACCACCCTATGAGTACATGATAATGTATCTCGCAATACTGATGACATACATGCTACTATCACCAATAATAACCTCTGTAATGGGTCACCCAGTGATTGGTGATTTACTCAGGACGTTGGGTCTTGATGAGGGCTCAATAAGGCTTGC from Vulcanisaeta distributa DSM 14429 harbors:
- a CDS encoding ABC transporter ATP-binding protein yields the protein MGCALRIEKLTVKYGSKVAVDGLSTCVRPGETYCLLGPNGAGKTSTIKAVLGLVKYEGTIDILGMGPPRPEVMNSVGAVLETPLVLETLSPRDFLEFVGSVRGVGDSRYVEALVRALGLEEFIDRPIMSLSAGNRQKVAIVAALMHRPRLLLMDEPFNYLDAKSVRVVKELMQRHLESNGSILFTTHIMEVAERVCTRIGIMNAGRLVVEGTPTEIMSAVNAGTLEDAFLRAIRAEDEIKGLLEGL